One window of Myxocyprinus asiaticus isolate MX2 ecotype Aquarium Trade chromosome 6, UBuf_Myxa_2, whole genome shotgun sequence genomic DNA carries:
- the LOC127442615 gene encoding LOW QUALITY PROTEIN: sickle tail protein homolog (The sequence of the model RefSeq protein was modified relative to this genomic sequence to represent the inferred CDS: deleted 1 base in 1 codon), with protein sequence MQSYNTDHRKEAFLEHLKQKYPHHATIIMGHQERLREQIRSSAHSVTTQSTVGEPGEHLSLASLNSLEAMSEGEAPSAFTRGSRSRASLPVVKSTYQTKDRSLGVLYLQYGEETKQIRMPKEVTSADIIRAMFVSAFPQHLTMKTMESPSVAIYIKDDMRNMYYELTDIRNITPHSCLKVYHKDPAQAFNHNAKANNGDIRITKERLYSSRQQPGGQSPVHTLPHSPIHTIQGSTSPPTPRSMPSSPSRTAYSHSVSMPGGATLPRDRLSSVPPSRSITPCASAILERRDVKPDEDLSSKSVPLYGDRHTPPEARLSVASQGSHTGDVPDGVAYIQHRSSIKSTGAYAEGQDQQHTLYRQKSRKYSDSQITSMGSKTPPTSPHRVRMIDMQGEAVERASPVKRSFRKDSNGTMEVMTRVRGNLASPVFADLPRGHGERPFQGHVSTGDPQSERIKAMEQQIASLTGLVQNALFKGTNTSGIETSSEKSLRMSSPAHNINNEGVCAVASSKNPALHIDTLSAQAPVGDPAICSILSTFRRNVSDLRLQLHQLKQMQLQNQEAMQLMLRQAEQEISGKASDTLLHLEDPVNRQRIQVDEERHRYLGTEERVLIQLGELESYVEKLKQESTSATSHRPVTLKDVEEGAVNLRKVGEALASLKGEFPALQMKMRAVLRVEVEAVRFLKEEPHKMDSMLKRVKALTDTLSGLRRYGTESHNHASDAVPAKAVAADAVTFVEECRSTQPVHDSPNPQPRSPAKISCSEPTPSSPVTLHHVRTAPVTSHHHSPRLTPTHGRDSPTVAKVSPRSRETSPALHKRAAPQDQEAPLATTAIRTTGSSTSPLQGEEITVNTSRPMPEEVSESTAEGDEGTPSMVHSAGTEMEKEMDRILQQTQASLMKAIPNLELSNQVDNTHSQTPNILLDEVDSPLPVSPVPFQTEVTLQDGSEAEKPVQTSLERPQKPAIEKPHRASVDSVKSNPETASKSPPPPPPRRFYPSGTGLTTGRSGEVIYTTRKESTSTQEGEEEALQHKPLRVPPEVKPKTHTPPPVNTSTLHDEEDEGDKIMAELQVFQKCTVKDLQPRYIVDLTTNELSDREMESVLSLSYHTKQTTTHPSEEESREDSASAGSGVMYYITGTAKTSKESTSRAENPKSKETTCPPSKVASVNASVDLSITSLKSVKEVQSKLSGTQQVSPDPVNSLKTSHVAGEEASLIKPIEHKTESVLKSLKQALPASSEKFTPVKKSEQQIEHASSEQMSLPVQEKSLGQGQCTTTVQVTLVSKGPHIVKPQIQSPVQQPNNDASRSTQQNECNGNEQQVIMRSEARYTEEASLSPDLPGEEGPPPPDNIAFRITKTKVQALSNGEYQQLVNSKGMDVQTVKVGSEPTISAPEDSGYDRKPVIIIFDEPMDICQAYKRLSTIIECEEELERVLSEERIDEETEEEVEAISNSESVSQITPKNNVVDTCRMENRVNDQRTSSVGNAMPLQQQSFFESRSLDVEDEDHTESSNGAKQDSKKKFKFKFPKKQLAAIGQALRTGKKNGKKTLQVVVYEDEEEPDGTVTELKETKRFEIKSHTDSSSPTPRSLSQSQTATSKTTKDRTEELCKTTYQTLDSLEQTIKQLESTISDIGPVVSAEVSRKDSKAKRIASQAKPEEGSPTKRPAPVEPKPNKSAKHKRPKTQSRSSSSTSTSSSSSSSSSQQNSGDSPASSGISSPKSHQQSGSVEKPGKPQKLQDSQRQFRQANGSAMKAGGNSKHFSLALPASKIPAFIPSSTRAPNANVSRPTNQTSSSLKSSIPCLSLSWPNCRPILPSNDSIQSPRSPRLTKGQTLTLPSQTQNCPVSSYYSSYSSSTSVSPTSTSSSSSPSSPSLLSPTTMCRGGRAVHMLTNISSHRSLKASSGQATTTPASFTGDME encoded by the exons ATCAGAAGCTCTGCACACAGTGTAACCACCCAGTCGACTGTAGGGGAGCCAGGGGAGCATCTCTCTTTGGCTTCCCTCAACTCTTTGGAGGCCATGTCGGAGGGAGAAGCCCCCTCCGCCTTCACACGAGGCAGCCGCTCCCGAGCGAGCCTCCCTGTGGTCAAGTCAACTTACCAGACCAAGGACAGGTCATTAG GTGTACTTTACCTGCAATATGGAGAGGAGACCAAACAGATCCGAATGCCCAAAGAGGTGACAAGTGCAGACATCATCAGGGCCATGTTTGTCAGTGCCTTCCCTCAGCACCTCACCATGAAGACCATGGAGTCTCCAAGTGTGGCCATATACATCAAAGATGATATGAGGAATATGTACTATGAGTTAACTGATATCAG GAACATCACACCACACTCTTGCCTGAAGGTGTATCACAAAGACCCAGCCCAGGCCTTCAATCACAACGCAAAAGCCAATAATGGAGATATTAGG ATCACAAAAGAGAGGCTTTATAGCAGCAGACAGCAACCGGGAGGCCAAAGCCCAGTGCATACTCTTCCCCACAGTCCCATCCACACAATCCAGGGCTCCACGTCTCCACCTACACCTCGTTCCATGCCCTCCTCCCCATCCAGGACCGCCTACAGTCACTCTGTTTCCATGCCAGGTGGCGCTACCTTACCCAGGGACCGTCTGTCCAGCGTTCCCCCCAGTCGCTCCATCACGCCCTGCGCCAGTGCCATCTTGGAGCGGCGTGATGTAAAACCGGACGAGGATCTGAGCAGCAAGAGTGTTCCACTGTATGGAGACCGTCACACTCCACCTGAGGCCAGGCTCAGTGTTGCTTCTCAAGGCAGTCATACTGGAGATGTCCCGGATGGAGTGGCATATATCCAGCATCGCTCCTCTATCAAGTCTACTGGTGCTTATGCAGAGGGTCAGGACCAGCAGCACACCCTCTACAGACAGAAATCTCGCAAGTACAGCGACAGTCAGATCACCTCCATGGGATCCAAAACTCCGCCTACTTCCCCCCACAGGGTCAGAATGATTGACATGCAGGGAGAGGCAGTGGAAAGGGCATCACCTGTTAAAAGGTCTTTCCGTAAGGACAGTAATGGAACCATGGAGGTCATGACCAGGGTGAGAGGCAACTTGGCCTCTCCTGTTTTTGCTGACCTTCCACGCGGTCATGGGGAGAGGCCATTTCAAGGACACGTGTCAACCGGAGATCCTCAGAG tgaaagaATAAAAGCAATGGAACAGCAGATAGCAAGTCTTACTGGACTTGTTCAGAATGCTCTTTTCAAGGGGACAAATACCAGTGGCATAGAGACATCAAG TGAGAAATCGTTGAGGATGTCCTCTCCTGCTCATAACATTAATAATGAGG GAGTCTGTGCTGTAGCATCGTCTAAAAACCCAGCTTTGCATATAGACACCCTTTCAGCACAGGCCCCTGTCGGAGACCCTGCTATATGCTCCATTCTCTCAACCTTCAGGAGAAATGTCTCTGACCTAAGACTGCAACTTCACCAACTTAAACAGATGCAG TTGCAGAACCAGGAGGCAATGCAGCTGATGCTGCGACAGGCAGAGCAGGAGATCTCTGGAAAAGCTTCAGACACTCTCTTGCACCTTGAAGACCCTGTAAATAGACAGAGAATCCAGGTGGATGAAGAAAGGCACAGATATTTGGGAACGGAGGAGAGGGTTCTCATTCAGCTCGG AGAGCTGGAGAGCTATGTGGAGAAGCTCAAGCAAGAATCCACCTCTGCCACAAGCCATCGGCCAGTCACTCTAAAGGATGTGGAGGAAGGGGCGGTCAATCTACGTAAAGTAGGAGAAGCTTTGGCTTCTCTCAAag GAGAGTTCCCAGCACTGCAGATGAAAATGCGTGCAGTGTTGAGGGTGGAGGTGGAGGCAGTGCGCTTCCTGAAGGAGGAGCCTCACAAGATGGACAGCATGCTGAAGAGAGTCAAAGCTCTGACTGACACTCTCAGTGGACTGAGAAG ATATGGTACTGAGAGCCACAACCATGCTTCTGATGCAGTGCCTGCTAAGGCAGTGGCTGCTGATGCAGTTACCTTTGTGGAGGAGTGTAGATCAACCCAACCTGTTCACGATTCCCCAAACCCACAACCTAGATCTCCTGCCAAAATTAGCTGCTCAGAGCCCACGCCCTCATCTCCCGTAACTTTGCACCATGTTCGGACGGCTCCCGTCACCTCACACCACCACAGCCCCCGGCTCACACCCACCCATGGCAGGGACTCTCCAACTGTGGCGAAGGTCAGCCCTAGGAGCAGAGAGACCAGCCCTGCTCTGCACAAGAGAGCAGCTCCACAAGACCAGGAAGCCCCACTGGCAACTACTGCCATCAGGACAACTGGATCATCCACATCTCCACTGCAAGGAGAGGAGATCACTGTCAACACAAGCAGGCCCATGCCTGAAGAG GTTTCAGAAAGCACAGCAGAGGGGGATGAGGGCACACCCAGCATGGTTCACTCTGCTGGCACAGAAATGGAAAAGGAAATGGATAGGATCCTTCAGCAAACCCAGGCCAGCCTTATGAAGGCCATACCTAACCTGGAGTTGAGCAACCAGGTGGACAACACCCACTCCCAAACACCCAACATCCTGCTGGACGAGGTGGACTCTCCACTCCCTGTGTCTCCAGTCCCTT TTCAAACAGAAGTCACACTGCAAGATGGATCTGAAGCAGAAAAACCAGTCCAGACCAGTTTGGAGAGACCACAGAAGCCGGCCATAGAGAAGCCCCACAGGGCCAGTGTTGACAGCGTAAAGTCCAACCCGGAGACAGCCAGCAAATCACCTCCCCCTCCTCCTCCACGTAGATTCTACCCCTCTGGAACTGGCCTTACCACAGGACGTTCAGGAGAGGTTATCTACACCACCCGGAAAGAGTCCACTAGCactcag GAGGGTGAAGAGGAGGCCCTGCAGCATAAGCCCTTGCGTGTGCCCCCAGAGGTCAAGCCAAAGACCCACACCCCTCCCCCTGTCAACACCTCCACTTTACACGATGAAGAGGATGAAGGAGATAAGATTATGGCTGAGCTACAG GTGTTTCAGAAGTGCACAGTTAAAGATTTACAGCCCAGATACATTGTTGATCTCACAACCAATGAGCTCTCAGACAGGGAGATGGAGTCAGTGCTTTCCCTCTCTTACCATACAAAG CAGACCACCACTCACCCATCTGAGGAAGAAAGTAGGGAAGATAGTGCATCAGCTGGCTCCGgg GTTATGTATTACATCACGGGAACAGCAAAGACATCAAAAGAAAGCACTTCAAGGGCAGAAAACCCAAAGTCCAAGGAAACCACTTGTCCTCCTTCAAAGGTTGCATCTGTGAATGCTTCAGTTGACTTATCTATAACTTCACTTAAATCAGTCAAGGAAGTCCAAAGCAAGCTGAGTGGTACTCAGCAGGTGTCACCTGACCCAGTTAACTCTTTAAAGACTAGCCATGTAGCTGGAGAAGAGGCATCTCTCATTAAACCCATAGAGCATAAGACTGAATCGGTTCTAAAGTCACTAAAACAGGCATTACCTGCAAGCTCTGAGAAATTCACACCTGTTAAGAAGTCAGAGCAGCAGATAGAACATGCATCCTCCGAGCAAATGTCTTTACCTGTCCAGGAGAAGTCATTAGGACAGGGACAATGTACGACCACTGTTCAAGTTACACTTGTTAGCAAGGGCCCGCACATTGTTAAACCTCAGATTCAGTCACCTGTCCAACAGCCAAACAATGATGCTTCAAGGTCAACACAGCAGAATGAATGTAATGGAAATGAGCAGCAAGTAATAATGAGGTCAGAGGCCAGATACACAGAGGAGGCCAGTCTAAGCCCAGACCTCCCAGGAGAAGAAGGTCCTCCTCCACCAGATAACATTGCCTTCAGGATCACTAAAACCAAGGTACAGGCTCTGTCAAATGGAGAGTACCAACAGCTGGTCAACAGCAAGGGCATGGATGTCCAGACTGTTAAAGTGGGCTCAGAACCAACCATATCTGCCCCAGAGGACTCTGGATATGACAGGAAGCCAGTTATAATAATTTTTGATGAGCCTATGGATATCTGTCAGGCCTACAAGCGGCTGTCCACCATCATTGAATGTGAGGAAGAGCTTGAGAGGGTGCTGTCAGAAGAACGAATTGATGAAGAAACCGAAGAGGAAGTGGAAGCAATCTCAAATAGTGAGTCAGTCAGTCAGATAACACCTAAAAATAATGTTGTAGACACATGCAGGATGGAGAACCGTGTAAACGATCAAAGGACTAGTAGTGTTGGTAATGCAATGCCTCTACAACAGCAAAGTTTCTTTGAGAGTCGTTCTCTTGATGTTGAGGATGAAGACCATACAGAATCTTCTAATGGCGCAAAACAAGATTCAAAAAAGAAATTCAAGTTTAAATTCCCCAAGAAGCAGCTCGCAGCTATCGGCCAGGCCCTTCGCACGGGGAAGAAAAATGGCAAGAAGACGCTGCAAGTAGTCGTATACGAGGATGAAGAGGAACCAGATGGAACTGTGACTGAGCTCAAAGAAACCAAGAGGTTTGAGATCAAGTCCCATACAGACTCAAGTTCTCCCACCCCTAGGTCTTTATCGCAAAGCCAGACCGCCACATCCAAGACAACCAAAGACAGAACAGAGGAGCTCTGTAAGACCACGTATCAAACATTAGATAGCCTTGAGCAGACCATTAAGCAGCTAGAAAGCACCATAAGCGACATTGGTCCTGTAGTGTCAGCGGAAGTCTCCCGCAAAGACTCAAAGGCAAAAAGAATTGCCAGTCAAGCAAAACCAGAGGAGGGCAGCCCCACCAAAAGGCCAGCTCCTGTGGAGCCAAAGCCCAACAAGTCTGCCAAACATAAGAGGCCTAAAACACAGTCTCGATCATCCTCAAGCACTTCCACCTCCTCCAGTTCCTCCAGCTCCAGCAGTCAACAG AACTCTGGTGACTCCCCTGCTTCAAGTGGGATTTCCTCGCCCAAATCGCACCAGCAGTCTGGGAGTGTGGAAAAACCTGGAAAACCCCAAAAGCTCCAGGACTCCCAAAGGCAATTCCGACAG GCTAATGGGAGTGCTATGAAAGCTGGTGGGAATAGTAAACATTTTTCCCTTGCTTTGCCTGCTTCTAAGATCCCAGCCTTTATACCTAGCTCAACCCGTGCTCCTAATGCGAACGTGTCTAGGCCTACTAATCAAACTTCTTCCTCTCTTAAGTCCTCAATCCCATGTCTCAGTCTGAGCTGGCCCAACTGTAGACCCATCTTGCCCTCCAATGACTCTATCCAAAGCCCTCGTTCCCCTCGGCTGACTAAAGGTCAAACCCTAACCCTTCCTTCACAGACTCAAAATTGCCCCGTCTCCTCATACTACTCATCC TACTCGTCCTCCACTTCTGTCTCTCCGACCTctacttcctcctcctcctccccttcCTCTCCTTCCCTCCTGTCCCCCACTACCATGTGCCGGGGTGGCCGAGCTGTACACATGCTCACAAACATCAGCAGCCACAGGTCTCTGAAGGCCAGCAGTGGCCAAGCCACTACCACACCAGCATCCTTTACTGGGGACATGGAATGA